A single region of the Primulina huaijiensis isolate GDHJ02 unplaced genomic scaffold, ASM1229523v2 scaffold207746, whole genome shotgun sequence genome encodes:
- the LOC140966701 gene encoding alkane hydroxylase MAH1-like, with protein MHLEILLAFLWFLGLWAWRNYKTLAWNLPLFGMLPSLLLNIGRIHEICTEILGKSRRMTFRFKGPWFASMEMLGTVDPANVHYIMSASFQNFPKGPKFKEIFDVLGEGIFNSDSDSWNYQRKIARALISHRRFYKYLVKISREKVERGLVPVLEMVCGENKVVDLQDLFQRFTFDTTCALVTGYDPGCLSLDLPDVPFSKAMDEAEEAIFLRHVLPEWLWKLQRWLGIGSEKKMSRAWSVLDSVIGKYIAMKHEEIKNGAHSEEDENDADRADLLTFYINGVDETRNQDFKCDDKFLRDTILNFMIAGRDTTSSALTWFMWLVSTHPKVEDRIRDELSSIISPPEECEKWRVFKVEEINKLVYMHGALCEALRLYPPVPFQHKEPLQKDILPSGHYVHPKMKVLFSLYAMGRMESIWGKDCLEFKPERWITERGTIKHEPSYKFLAFNAGPRTCIGKEVAFTQMKAVAATVIHNYEVRVAKGHNVSPNCSIILYMRDGLKVRVCKRWSST; from the coding sequence ATGCACCTGGAAATTCTCTTGGCTTTTCTATGGTTTCTTGGTTTGTGGGCATGGCGGAATTACAAGACTTTGGCCTGGAATTTGCCACTGTTTGGAATGTTACCGTCTCTTCTTCTTAACATTGGGCGTATTCACGAAATTTGCACTGAGATTCTTGGAAAATCCAGGCGAATGACTTTTCGTTTCAAAGGGCCCTGGTTTGCGAGCATGGAGATGCTTGGAACTGTGGATCCAGCCAATGTGCACTATATCATGAGCGCAAGCTTTCAGAATTTCCCGAAAGGCCCGAAattcaaagaaatatttgatgTTTTGGGAGAAGGGATTTTCAATTCCGATTCAGATTCCTGGAATTATCAGCGAAAAATCGCGAGAGCCCTTATTAGTCACCGGCGGTTCTATAAATATTTGGTGAAGATAAGCAGAGAGAAGGTGGAAAGAGGGCTGGTTCCTGTTCTTGAGATGGTGTGTGGGGAAAATAAAGTGGTAGATTTGCAAGATTTGTTCCAGAGATTTACTTTCGACACTACTTGTGCTTTGGTAACAGGATACGATCCAGGGTGCTTATCTTTGGATTTGCCCGATGTCCCGTTTTCTAAAGCAATGGACGAAGCAGAAGAAGCAATTTTTCTTCGCCATGTTCTACCTGAATGGTTGTGGAAACTGCAGAGATGGCTCGGCATTGGATCGGAGAAGAAAATGAGTCGAGCTTGGAGCGTCTTGGACAGCGTCATAGGCAAGTATATAGCCATGAAACACgaagaaataaaaaatggaGCGCATTCGGAGGAGGACGAGAATGATGCAGATCGCGCAGATTTATTGACATTTTATATAAATGGAGTCGACGAAACTCGAAACCAAGACTTCAAATGTGATGATAAGTTCTTGAGGGATACCATATTGAATTTTATGATTGCGGGGCGTGACACCACGAGCTCTGCTCTGACGTGGTTTATGTGGCTTGTTTCAACACATCCAAAAGTGGAAGATAGAATTAGGGATGAATTAAGTTCGATTATTTCACCCCCAGAAGAATGCGAAAAATGGCGAGTTTTCAAGGTtgaagaaataaacaaattggTTTACATGCATGGAGCATTGTGTGAAGCCCTAAGGCTATATCCACCGGTTCCATTCCAACACAAGGAGCCTCTGCAGAAAGATATCCTTCCAAGTGGGCATTATGTGCATCCAAAGATGAAAGTTCTTTTTTCTTTGTATGCAATGGGGAGGATGGAATCCATATGGGGCAAAGATTGCCTCGAATTCAAGCCCGAGAGATGGATCACAGAACGTGGAACTATCAAGCACGAACCATCTTACAAGTTCTTGGCTTTCAATGCCGGTCCGAGGACTTGTATAGGAAAAGAGGTCGCTTTCACTCAAATGAAGGCCGTGGCTGCCACCGTGATACATAATTATGAGGTTCGGGTGGCGAAGGGCCACAACGTGTCGCCTAATTGCTCCATCATTCTCTACATGAGGGATGGATTGAAGGTTAGGGTTTGCAAAAGATGGTCTAGTACTTAA